AAGATATCAGTAATCAGATTCTGGTTGCTTGCTTATCAGACGACAATAAATATTGAGCAACTCAATTTCTAGTCATCATAAACTCGGCACTCAACTGCTTCTGGGTTGTCATCACAGTACTTTTCTAGGGAATTTTTGGGCTTTTGTTGGCGCTGGTGGGAGGCTTCAGCTTGCAGCTCTTCGACTGCATCCCAAGCCGCAGCACACTCAGCAGAGTTGCTACCTGAAACATCGCAGACAGCGCGAGCTTGTTCAACTTCTGTTTGGATTTTTTCTTGGATGTCGCTCATACCTTTAGTCTCGTTATGTGGTGTTAATACCAGTATAGAAAAGGTGCAAAAATGGCTATTTTTTGTTCTATCAATCACCATTCTACCTAATCAGCGGATTCAGTTGCTGCTGTAGTCTGATGATCGATAACAATTACAGCAATTAGCTGCATTTATAGTGTATTATTGTTGATCTTTTAAGATTTGATAGAGTCAGTACTACGAAAGCGTAACAATACACTATATTTAGTGCATGTAGTCACAAATCACAACCCTAGCTGCCCAAAATAAAGCAGGTACTGAGGGAAAATAAAAAAAGCTGGCGTCAATTGATTGTGAGGATGCGATTCTTCCCAAAATAAAAAATCAACAACTACTAGCCAAAAAAAGAAGCCCAAAACTCATGGCAGACCAAATGCAGTGGGCAAACGCCCTGTCAACCCGTCCTTCTCTAGAAGCAGCCATAGCAGATGTGGTAGAAAGAGCTGTCTCGTCATTAACAGCACCTGCGGATCTAGGGCTGGTATTCATTTCATCTGCTTTTGCAAGTGAGTATTCCCGGCTTTTACCCTTGTTGGCTGAAAAACTTTCTGTGCCTGTGATCATTGGGTGTAGTGGTGGTGGCGTGATTGGTACCACAGCTATAGGACAAAC
Above is a window of Nostoc sp. UHCC 0702 DNA encoding:
- a CDS encoding Calvin cycle protein CP12, whose amino-acid sequence is MSDIQEKIQTEVEQARAVCDVSGSNSAECAAAWDAVEELQAEASHQRQQKPKNSLEKYCDDNPEAVECRVYDD